DNA sequence from the Tissierella sp. MB52-C2 genome:
ACCAATATATATTCCGTAACAATATGTATATTATTATGTTAGTTTTAAGTGTTGTTTTTTCATTAATCATTTTCCGATTTGCTATTTCTCGGATTACAAGATATTTTGATGAAATCGCTGAAGGTATGGATGAGTTAATGAAAGGTTCAGATAAGGAAATTGAACTATCCCCAGAAATGAGTTTTTTGGAAACCAAACTAAATATGTGCAGACATATTCTAGAAAAGAGAGAAAGAGATGCAAAACAAGCGGAACAAAGAAAGAATGATTTAGTTGTTTATCTTGCACATGATATAAAGACTCCACTTACTTCAGTTATCGGATACTTAGATTTAATGTCAGAAATACCAGATATGCCAATTGAACAAAGGGCAAAATATATGGAAATTACTCTAGAAAAAGCAAATCGCCTTGAAAAACTTATCAATGAATTTTTTGAAATTACCAGGTATAATCTTCAAACGATTGTATTGGATAAAAAAGACTTTAATCTATCCTATATGTTATTTCAAATGGCAGATGAGTTTTATCCAATGCTTTCTGAAAAAAGCCAAGAGGTTATAGTAAATGCAGAAGACGATATCATACTTTTTGGGGATTCAAATAAACTGGCAAGAGTATTTAATAATGTATTTAAAAATGCAATTGCATATGGTGGTAAAAATAGTAAAATTATAATAGACATTTATAAACAATCACAGAATGCAGTTATAACATTTAAAAATTATGGAAAAAGTATTCCGCCACAAAAACTAGATAGTATATTTGAAAAGTTTTATAGGATAGACGAATCCAGAGGAACAGATACC
Encoded proteins:
- a CDS encoding HAMP domain-containing sensor histidine kinase — translated: MVIKLKANKIRKNDYSLFKRKIFFKIFILILVSISFLMLLSSIFRGSFGNWIVDFLQNTFNLSYYDALDIHQYIFRNNMYIIMLVLSVVFSLIIFRFAISRITRYFDEIAEGMDELMKGSDKEIELSPEMSFLETKLNMCRHILEKRERDAKQAEQRKNDLVVYLAHDIKTPLTSVIGYLDLMSEIPDMPIEQRAKYMEITLEKANRLEKLINEFFEITRYNLQTIVLDKKDFNLSYMLFQMADEFYPMLSEKSQEVIVNAEDDIILFGDSNKLARVFNNVFKNAIAYGGKNSKIIIDIYKQSQNAVITFKNYGKSIPPQKLDSIFEKFYRIDESRGTDTGNSGLGLAIAKEIIILHEGEIYAESNDNYTIFHIKIPGVINN